CCGTTGATACTGCATGCTATCCACACCGGCTCGGCTCAGGTGCTAAGTCAATGGGCTACGTCTTTAGAAACCGCTGAAAACAGCAATACCACCTGGTTTAACTTCCTTGCTTCACACGACGGTATTGGCCTCAATCCGTTACGCGGAATATTGCCTGAAGAAGACATCCTGAACCTGGTGAATGAGTTGCAGGAGCAGGGCGCATTAGTTAACTGGAAGAATAATCCGGACGGCACACGTAGCCCGTATGAAGTTAATGTGACTTATATGGATGCGTTGAATCGACGGGATAGCAGTGACGAAGAGCGTCTTGCGAGATTTATCCTTGCGCACGCTATTTTACTGGCATTCCCCGGCGTTCCGGCAATATACATTCAAAGTATTCTTGGTTCGCGTAACGATTATGCGGGTGTTGAACGCCTGGGTTACAATCGGGCGATAAATCGCCAAAAATATAACCTGCAAGATATAGAAAACCAATTATCCGGTGAAAATGAATTACGTGAACAGGTCTATAAAAAATTATCACACCTGATTAATGTTCGTAAAAAACAGGACGTTTTCCATCCTGATAGTTCTTTCGAAACGCAATGTATGAACAACAGCTTGCTGGTCATTAAACGTCGTTCAGTAAAGGGTAATAATGTCCTGGCGCTATTTAATTTAAGTCGCGAGCCACAGCGCTACATGCTGCCAGATAATAATTTTGAAGATTTAATTACCGGGCTGGAAATAAACGGAAAGCAATCTTACGACATGCAGCCTTTTCAGGTGTTATGGCTTAGCTATTAATATAAGGGAATAACCATGAATACGTCCAAAACGGTGCTGTTATCAGCACTGATAGCCGCTGCTTTGCTTACGGGTTGTAAACAGGATGAATCGCAGCAGGTCACGATTGAATTTATGCATTCGTCGGTAGAGCAGGAACGTCAGGCGGTTATTAGTCAATTGATTGAGCGTTTTACTAAAGAGAACCCGCAGATTGTCGTCAAACAGGTGCCGGTTGAAGAAGACGCCTATAACACCAAAGTGATTACGCTTGCCCGTTCTGGTGCGCTGCCGGAAGTTATCGAAGTCAGCCACGATTACGCCAAAGTCATGGACAAAGAACAGCTTATCGACCGCGATGCGGTGCGGACAGTGGTCGGGCAGGTTGGCGAAAGCAATTTCTATGACGGCGTGCTGCGTATCGTGCGCACCGAAGACGGCAAGGCTTTTACTGGCGTGCCGATTAGCGCCTGGCTGGGTGGCATCTGGTACCGCAAATCCGCGCTGGCGAAAGCGGGTATCAGCGAGCCGAAAAACTGGACGGAACTGTTGAATGCCGCACGCACCATGACGCACCCAGCCGAGAAAAAGTACGGCATCGCGCTGCCAACAGCTGAAAGCGTCATGACCGAGCAAACTTTCTCGCAGTTCGCACTCTCCAACGGGGCAAACGTGTTTGATGCGGCAGGCAAAGTCACCGTTGACTCGCCAGAGATGCTGGCCTCACTCAATTTCTATCGCGACCTGGCGGGCTTCACCATGCCTGGCTCCAACGACGTGATGGAAATTAAAGACGCCTTCATGAACGGTACCGCGCCGATGGCCGTTTATTCCACCTACATCCTGCCTGCTTTCTATAAAGAGGGAGCGCCGCAAGATCTCGGCTTCGTGGTGCCGACGGAAAAATCTGCCGCGGTTTACGGCATGCTGACTTCGCTGACCATTACTTCCGGCCAGACCAAAGAAGAGACGGAAGCGGCGGAGAAATTTGTTTCGTTTATGGAGCAGGCACAGAACTCGGCGGACTGGGTGATGATGTCGCCAGGTGCCGCACTGCCGGTCACCAAAGCCGTCGTACAAACGCCAACCTACAAAGACAATCCGGTGATCAAAGCCTTCGGCACATTGCCCGCCGAGCTGATTGCCCAGTTCCCGAATGTGCAGGTGTTTGGCTCAGTAGGGGAGAAAAACTTTACCCGCATGGGCGATATCACCGGTTCGGCGATTCTTAGCGAAATGGTCAACGGTGTGACGGTGGGCAAACAAGCTACCGCACCGGCGCTCGAGAAAAGCCAGCAGCGCATCGTCGAATTGATGAAACAACACTGAGTGCAGGATAAGTGATTATGAAGAAGTGGTTATCAGGCCGCTCGGATATGCCATTCGCCATGATGCTGCTCGCCCCCAGCCTGCTGTTGCTGGGAGGATTAGTGGCGTGGCCGATGCTGTCGAATATCGAAATCAGTTTTCTGCGTCTGCCGCTGAACCCGAATATCAGTGCGCGATTTATCGGGCTGGAAAACTACATCAACATCCTGACGGACGCGGCCTTCTGGTACTCGTTGTGGACCACCTTCTGGTACACCGCGCTGGTGGTGCTGGGCAGTACCGGATTAGGGCTGGGCGTTGCGCTGTTCTTTAACCGCGAATTTCGCCTGCGCAAAACGGCGCGATCCCTGGTGATTCTGTCCTACGTTACGCCGTCGATCTCGCTGGTGTTCGCCTGGAAATACATGTTCAACAGCGGCTACGGTATCGTGAACTACCTCGGCGTGGACGTTCTGCATATGTTTGATGAGGCGCCGCTATGGTTCGACAACCCCGGCAGCAGCTTCTTCCTGGTAGTGCTGTTCGCCATCTGGCGCTACTTCCCGTATGCCTTTATCTCGTTTCTGGCGATTTTACAGACCATCGACAAATCTCTGTACGAAGCGGCGGAAATGGACGGTGCCAACGCCTGGCAGCGTTTCAAAATCGTCACGCTACCAGCGATTATGCCGGTGCTGGCAACGGTGGTCACGCTGCGCACCATCTGGATGTTCTACATGTTTGCCGACGTCTGGTTGCTGACCAGCAAAGTGAACATACTCGGCGTCTATCTCTACAAAACGGCCTTTGCCTTTAACGACTTAGGGAAAGCGGCTGCAATTTCGGTGGTGCTGTTCGTCATCATCTTTGCCGTCATCCTGCTGACCAGAAAACGGGTAAATCTCAAATGACTGCGAATAACCGCAAACGGCTCGGGCGCGTGGGCTTTTATCTGGGGCTGGCGCTGTTCCTTATCATCACGCTATTCCCGTTCTTTGTGATGCTGATGACCTCGTTCAAAAGCTCGCAAGAGGCGATATCGCTGCATCCGACCATCTTCCCGCAGCATTGGACGTTACAGCACTACATCGACATTTTTAACCCGGTGATTTTCCCGTTTTTGACCTACTTCAAAAACAGCCTGGTGGTGTCGCTGACGTCATCCGCCATTGCAGTGCTGATTGGCATTCTCGGCGCTTACGCGCTGTCCAAACTGCGATTTAAAGGGCGCATGACCATCAACGCCAGCTTTTACGCGGTGTACATGTTCTCTGGCATTTTGCTGGTGGTGCCGCTATTCAAAATTATTACCGCGCTGGGGATTTACGACACTGAGCTTGCGCTGATTATCACCATGGTGACGCAAACCTTGCCTACGGCGGTGTTTATGCTGAAAAGCTACTTTGACACCATCCCGGATGAAATCGAGGAAGCGGCGATGATGGACGGCTTAAACCGTCTGCAAATCATCTTCTACATCACCGTGCCGCTGGCGATTTCCGGCCTGGTTTCGGTGTTCGTCTACTGCTTTATGGTGGCGTGGAACGACTACTTGTTCGCCTCTATTTTCCTCTCCAGCTCCGCCAACTTCACGCTGCCGGTTGGCCTGAGTACGCTGTTCAGTACGCCGGATTATGTATGGGGACGCATGATGGCAGCCTCATTAGTAACGGCACTGCCAGTGGTGGTGATGTACGCGATTTCCGAGCGCTTTATTAAAAGCGGCCTGACGGCGGGCGGGGTCAAGGGTTAAGTGAGCGCCGGATTGTTTTCCCTCACCCCGACCCTCTCCCAAAGGAGAGGGGGAAAAACACGACAGGCGAGGGATAACTCGATCTAGTCCCCTCTCCCTCAGGGAGAGGGCCAGGGTGAGGGTGGTTTTATCAAATTTATAACGGAGCAAATCATGAAAAAATTAATCGCAAGCGCACCACGCATAGCAACCTTAGTGGAGTACGAAGACCGCCCGGTGGCGGCACATGAAGTCAAAATCAAAGTGGCGTTTGGCGCGCCTAAACACGGCACCGAAGTGGTCGATTTCCGCGCCGCCAGCCCGTTTATCGATGAAGAATTTTCGCCAGAATGGAATTTGTTCGTACCACGTGCGGAAGGTGCCGCTCGCGGCATTGAATTCGGCAAATTCCAACTCGGCAATATGGTCGTGGGCGAAGTGGTCGAACGCGGTGCAGACGTTACCGAATACCAGTTGGGTGACCAGGTTTGCACCTACGGCCCATTGCAGGAAACGGTGATTGCCAACGGCGTGAATAACTACAAGTTGCGCAAAATGCCTGCGGGTTCGAGCTGGAAAAACGCCGTTTGCTACGACCCGGCACAGTTCGCCATGAGCGGCGTGCGCGACGGCAACGTGCGCGTAGGGGATGTTGTAGTGGTGATTGGCCTCGGCGCAATCGGGCAGATTGCCATTCAACTGGCGAAGAAAGCGGGCGCATCCATCGTGATTGGCGTTGATCCTATCGCACACCGCTGCGAAATCGCCAAACGCCACGGCGCGGATTTTTGCTTTAACCCGGTCGGCACAGATGTCGGTCTGGAAATCAAAAAAATCACCAACAAGCAGGGCGCGGACGTGATTATCGAAACCAGCGGCCACGAAACGGCGCTGCAAGCAGCACTGCGCGGCATTGCTTATGGCGGCACCATCTCTTACGTGGCTTTCGCCAAACCGTTCCACGATTTCAACCTGGGCCGTGAAGCGCACTTCAACAACGCGAAAATCGTCTTCTCACGCGGCAGCAGCGAACCGAACCCGGACTACCCGCGCTGGAACCGCAAGCGCATCGAAGAAACCTGCTGGGAACTGCTGATGAACGGTTATCTCAATTGCGAAGACCTGATTGACCCGGTGGTGCCTTTTAATGAGAGCGCCGAGAGCTACATGAAGTTTGTCGATCAGAACCCGGACTTGAGCATCAAAATGGGCGTTTGTTTTTAATTTAAGGAGTTAAATCATGAAAATCGGTACTCAAAATCAAGCGTTCTTCCCAACAGATATTCTGGAAAAATTCAAATATGTCAAAGCGATGGGTTTTGACGGTTTTGAAATCGACGGCAAGTTACTGGTAGAAAACGTGGCGACAGTCAAAGCGGCGATTGCCGAAACCGGGCTGCCAGTCACCACCGCCTGTGGCGGCTACGACGGCTGGATCGGGGATTTTATTGAAGAGCGTCGTCTGAACGGTCTGCAACAGATTGCTCGCATCCTCGAAGCGTTGGCAGAAGTGGGCGGCAAAGGCATTGTGGTACCCGCCGCGTGGGGCATGTTTACCTACCGTCTACCGCCGATGACCTCGCCGCGCAGCCAGGTGGGCGACCGTAAAGCGGTCAGCGATTCCCTGCGTTTTCTTGATGAAGTTGCCGCGCGTACCGGCACCCACGTATTCCTCGAACCGCTTAACCGCTACCAGGATCACATGATCAACACCCTGGCGGATGCCCGTTCGTATATCGAAGAAAACCAGCTTAAACACACCAAAATCATTGGTGATTTCTATCACATGAATATCGAAGAAGATGACATCAGCGAAGCGTTCCACACGCAGCGCGATCTTCTCGGTCACGTGCATATCGCCGATAACCATCGCTACCAGCCGGGCAGCGGCAGCATTGATTTCAAAAAGCATTTCGACCAGCTACGTGCTGATGGTTATGACGGCTACATCGTCTATGAAGGCCGTATTCGCGCTGAAGATCCGGCAGCGGCTTACCAGCAATCGCTGCAATTTTTACGTACCTGTTAAGAGGTCGACATGAGCCGAAAACTCAGGGTGGCGATAGTCGGTGCAGGTCAGGTGGCTGAAACCGTTCATGCGTCGTATTACCTGTCAAGGGAAGATCTGGAACTGGTGGCGGTCGTCGACAGCCATGCTGAACGGGCCAGCGAATTTGCTGCAAAACTGGGTATTCCCCATGCGTTCAGCGATGCCGGAGAAATGTATCGCCAGTGCCAGCCCGATATCGTGAGCGTCTGCACGCCAAACCGTTTTCACCACCAGCATGTAATGCAGGCGTTGGAACACGGCTGCCATGTGATGTGCGAAAAGCCCCCGGCGATGACGCCGGAGCAGGCCGCTGAAATGCGCGACGCAGCTCGCAAAGCGGGAAAAGTGCTGGCCTACGACTTCCACCACCGTTTCGCCAGCGACACCCAACTGCTGCGCGAACAGGTGGTGGCCGGAACGCTCGGCGAGATTTACGTCACCAACGCCAAAGCGCTGCGCCGCTGCGGCGTACCAGGCTGGGGCGTGTTCACCAACAAAGCGCTACAGGGCGGCGGGCCGCTGATCGACATCGGCATTCATATGCTCGATGCGGCGATGTATGTGCTCGGCTTCCCGGCGGTGCGTCGGGTGACGGCGCATTCGTTCCAGAAACTCGGCACCCGTAAACACAGCGGGCAGTTTGGCGAGTGGGACCCGAAAACCTTCACCGTGGAAGACGCGTTATTTGCCACCCTCGAGTTTCAAAACGGCGGCATTCTGCGCCTCGAAACCTCTTTTGCGCTAAATATTGCGCAGCAGTCGGTGATGAACGTGGAGTTCTGCGGCGACAAAGCCGGAGCCACGTTGTTCCCCGCGCATATTTATACCGATGAAGACGGGCAGCTAGTGACGTTGTCACAATGCGAAGTAGCTGATGACAACCGCCACTTCAAAAGCATGCAGGCGTTTGTCGATCACGTGCTCGGCGCACCCGTCAGCATTGCCGACGCGGAGCAGGGTTATCTCATTCAGCAACTGGTCGCGGCGATTTATCTGGCGGCAGAACTTGGAACCAGCATCGACTTATGAGCACTTTGACATCCTTAAAAGAGCCGCAGTTTAGTCCTCATACCCTGAATAAATTCGCCACCTTAATGGCTGCCGGAAACGGCTATCTGGGCCTGCGTGCCTGCCACGAAGAAGCCTACACCGATCAGACGCGTGGCATGTATCTGGCCGGTTTTTATCACCGCGCAACACCGTCAGAAACCACCGAACTGGTGAATCTGCCGGATGTTTTGCAGATGCGCATCGAGCTGGACGGCGAGATTTTCACGCTATTGTCTGGCTCGATCGTTGATTACCGCCGTGAGCTGAATTATGCAAACGGCGAACTGGTACGTCGCCTGACCTGGCTTGCGCCAAACGGCAAGCGCTACCAAATCAACTGCCAGCGTTTTTTGAGCGCGGCGCAACATTCGCTGCTGTGTTCGCGCATCGCCATTACGCCATTGGATGACAGTGCATCCGTCACCATCAGCACCGGCATTGACGCCACGCAAACCAACAGCGGCCGCCAGCATCTGGACGAAATCAGCGTGCGCGTGTTTGAGCAGCGCTACCTGCAAGGCTGTTACCGCACGCTGGATGGTGAAAACGAAGTCACGATCGCCAGTTTTTGCGCCGTGTCGCCGGAAACCAGCAACAGCTTTTTTGCCAAAAACCGCCGCCTGACACAGCATTGCAGCGCAAGCATTGCCAAAGGAAAAACCTTCCAACTGGAAAAAACCAGCTGGATAAGTTGCTCGCGCGATGAGGGTTACGGCGCTGAATCAGTGCTGGAAAACCTGATTAATTGCGTGAAAAGCGGCTACGACAATTTGCTGGCAGAATCGGCAAGCGTCTGGCGCAATTACTGGCAGCGCAGCCGTGTGGAGGTGATAAGCGAGCATTCTCAGGACCAGCACGCGCTGGACTTCGCGCTTTATCATCTGTTCGCCATGACGCCTGCCCACAGTGAGCGGTGCAGCATTGCCGCCAAAGGGCTGACCGGCGAAGGCTATAAAGGCCATATCTTCTGGGATACCGAAGTGTTTTTGCTGCCATTCCATTTAATGACGCAGCCAGAAATCGCCCGTCAATTGTTGAGTTACCGCTGGCATAATCTGGCGGGCGCACAGGCCAAAGCGCAGAAAAATGGCTATCAAGGCGCGCTGTTCCCGTGGGAAAGCGCCTGGTCCGGCGAGGAAGAAACGCCAGAGTTTGCGGCGATTAATATCCGCACCGGATTGCGCCAGAAAGTCGCATCGGCGCTGGCGGAACATCACCTGGTGGCGGATATCGCCTGGGCGGTGGATGCCTATTATCAGGCGACTCTCGACGAAACCTTTATGCGCGAGCGTGGCGTGACGCTCTTGTTGGAAACCGCGCGTTTCTGGATCAGCCGGGCGGTTGAAGTGAACGGGCGGCTGGAGCTGCACGATGTGATTGGCCCGGACGAATACACTGAGCATGTCAACAACAACGCCTATACCAACTATCTTGCATATCACAACGTCAAGCTGGCGCTTAAATATGGCTGTTTTGATGCGGAATTAAAAAACCTGGCAGAAGATTTCCTTACGCGCCTTTGGCTGCCTGCTTCTGACGATAATCAGCTTATCGAACAGGACGATACTTTCTTCAGCAAGCCAACTATCGATCTGGCGAAATACAAAACGCAGCAGGGCACCCAGGCGATTTTGCTGGATTACTCGCGCGCCGAAGTGAACGAGATGCAGATCCTCAAACAGGCCGATGTGGTGATGCTGACTTACATGCTGCCGTGGCTGTTCACGCAGCAACAGCTTGCGGCGAACCTCGATTACTACGAACCGCGCACCATTCACGATTCTTCGCTCAGTAAAGCCATTCACGGGGTCATTGCTGCCCGCAGTGGTCGCCTTGCGCAGGCTTATCAGTTCTGGCAACAGGCATGTCTTATCGATTTGGGCGACGACCCGCACAGTTGTGATGATGGTATTCACGCTGCCGCCACGGGCGCCATCTGGCTTGGCGCGGTGCAGGGTTTTGCCGGGCTAACGGTCGAGCGGGGCGAACTGCATCTGAATCCGCATTTACCGCAAGCCTGGCGTTCAATTTCTTTCCCGTTTGTCTGGCAGGGGGCGCAGGTTCAACTGAGGTTAACTTCCCAGCAGATCAGCATCATCACTACTAAGCCGCTGCGCATCGTGATTGAAGGCGTGGAAACAGAAGTTTTGCATGAGTTTGTCACGCCTGTTACTGGGAGCGGTACCACAAAAGGAGAATGCCTGTGAGACTCAAAGCGGTGATTTTCGATCTCGATGGCGTGGTGACCGACACCGCCCATCTGCATTTTCTCGCCTGGCGGCAGGTGGCGGGTGAAATAGATATTGAGATCGACGAGCAGATCAACGAGCAACTCAAAGGCATCAGCCGCATGGATTCGCTGGAGCGTATATTGCGCAGCGGCGGGGTGGCAGAACGCTTTAGCCAGCAGGAAAAAGATCAGCTTGCGGATCGCAAAAACCAGCTGTACGTCGAGTCACTCAAGCAACTGCATCCTGGTTCGATTCTGCCAGGAATTGCGGCGCTGCTCGCAGAATTACGCAAAAGTGGAATTTTGGTGGGGCTGGCGTCGGTGTCGCTGAATGCGCCGCGCATTCTGGACGCGCTTGAGCTAACCGAACAGTTCGATTTCTGCGCCGATGCCAGCAAAATTCAGCGCTCAAAGCCCGATCCGGAAATCTTCCTCGTTGCTTGCGCAGGGCTGGGCGTCACACCTGAAGAATGTATTGGTATTGAAGATGCACAGGCGGGTATCGAGGCGATTAATGCCAGCGGCATGCTTTCGGTGGGGATTGGCTCAACGCTTAGCGGTGCGGATTTGCTGCTGGCATCGACCAGCGAACTCAGCTTGCCGCTGTTGTTATCTACCCGACAAAATAACGAATAAGGACAAGGCAATGGCACAACTTTCGTTGCAGCACATTCAGAAGATTTATAACAACCAGGTTCACGTGGTGAAGGACTTCACCCTGGAAATCGAAGATAAAGAATTTATCGTTTTTGTCGGGCCATCGGGTTGCGGTAAATCCACCACCTTGCGCATGATTGCCGGGCTTGAGGAGATTAGCGGCGGCAAGTTGCTTATCGATGGCGTCTGCATGAATGACGTTCCGGCGAAATCGCGTGATATTGCGATGGTGTTCCAGAACTACGCGCTTTATCCGCATATGTCGGTGTACAACAACATGGCGTTCGGGCTGAAAATGCAGAAGCTTGATGCGAAAATCATCGACGAACGCGTGCAGTGGGCGGCCTCTATTCTTGGTCTGAAAACCTATCTCGACCGCCGTCCGGCGGCACTTTCCGGTGGGCAGCGCCAGCGTGTGGCTTTGGGACGCGCCATTGTGCGCGAAGCGGGCGTCTTCCTGATGGATGAACCGCTCTCTAACCTTGATGCCAGGCTGCGCGTGCAGATGCGTGCGGAAATCGGCAAGCTGCATCAAAAGCTCAACACCACCATGATTTACGTTACCCACGATCAGACCGAAGCGATGACCATGGCGACGCGCATTGTGGTGATGAAAGACGGTATCATTCAGCAGGTTGGCGCTCCGAAAACCGTTTATAACCATCCGGCTAATATGTTTGTTGCCGGTTTTATCGGCTCGCCGTCGATGAACTTTATTCGTGGCACATTAGAAAACGGTTATTTCGTTACGGAAACATTAAAGCTCAAACTTCCGGAAAACAAATTAGCTGCGCTTGAGCCTTATCAGCGAAAGCCAGTGGTATTTGGCATTCGCCCGGAAGATATTCATCCGACAGAACAGGGCATAGATGCACATATCACGGTGGCGGAATTAACCGGAGCCGAATTTATGCTGTATTCCACCATTGGCGGGCATGAATTAACGCTGCGCGCTAATGCGGATGCGGATTATCGGGCGGCACAAAACATAAAAATCACCTTTGATATGAATAAAAGTCATTTTTTTGACGCTGAAACCGAATGCGCCATCAACTAAATAATTAAAACTGTACCCTGCCGGGAAGTTATTCCCGGTTTTTTAGTTGTTTTTGACAAGGAAATAAAATGAAAAAGTTAATTCAATGCGCAGCGCTTATTGCCTGTGCCGGGCCTCTCTATGTTCATTCCGCAGAAACTGATAGCTGGCATTACAACATTGGTGCGATGTACGAAATAGAAAACGTTGAAGGACAGGTGGATGATAAAGATGGATTATACGAGCCATCTGTCTATTTTAATGCGACTTACGGTGACTGGACGATTGCGCTTGCGATGTATCAGGAAGGCCCGGTAGATTACAGTAACTTCACGCGAGGCACTTACTTTAATCGTCCGGAACTGAATATCCGTTATCGCTTTATTGAAAACGACAGCGGTTCGTTTGGTTTTACCACCGGCGTGCGTAATTACGGTTATCATTTTAAAAACGATGATGGTTCTGAAAACGGTACGGCAAATACTCAACGCTGGGGCTTTATTCCTGATTACAGTTTGAAAATTAACGATGCATTAAGCTTTGGCGGCTGGTTTGCTTACTATCGTTTCGATAATGATCTCGACCAGACGGGATATTCCGATAGCCGTGTCGAAACGGAAACCGGCCTGACA
The nucleotide sequence above comes from Buttiauxella selenatireducens. Encoded proteins:
- a CDS encoding ABC transporter substrate-binding protein, with product MNTSKTVLLSALIAAALLTGCKQDESQQVTIEFMHSSVEQERQAVISQLIERFTKENPQIVVKQVPVEEDAYNTKVITLARSGALPEVIEVSHDYAKVMDKEQLIDRDAVRTVVGQVGESNFYDGVLRIVRTEDGKAFTGVPISAWLGGIWYRKSALAKAGISEPKNWTELLNAARTMTHPAEKKYGIALPTAESVMTEQTFSQFALSNGANVFDAAGKVTVDSPEMLASLNFYRDLAGFTMPGSNDVMEIKDAFMNGTAPMAVYSTYILPAFYKEGAPQDLGFVVPTEKSAAVYGMLTSLTITSGQTKEETEAAEKFVSFMEQAQNSADWVMMSPGAALPVTKAVVQTPTYKDNPVIKAFGTLPAELIAQFPNVQVFGSVGEKNFTRMGDITGSAILSEMVNGVTVGKQATAPALEKSQQRIVELMKQH
- a CDS encoding carbohydrate ABC transporter permease, encoding MKKWLSGRSDMPFAMMLLAPSLLLLGGLVAWPMLSNIEISFLRLPLNPNISARFIGLENYINILTDAAFWYSLWTTFWYTALVVLGSTGLGLGVALFFNREFRLRKTARSLVILSYVTPSISLVFAWKYMFNSGYGIVNYLGVDVLHMFDEAPLWFDNPGSSFFLVVLFAIWRYFPYAFISFLAILQTIDKSLYEAAEMDGANAWQRFKIVTLPAIMPVLATVVTLRTIWMFYMFADVWLLTSKVNILGVYLYKTAFAFNDLGKAAAISVVLFVIIFAVILLTRKRVNLK
- a CDS encoding carbohydrate ABC transporter permease, translating into MTANNRKRLGRVGFYLGLALFLIITLFPFFVMLMTSFKSSQEAISLHPTIFPQHWTLQHYIDIFNPVIFPFLTYFKNSLVVSLTSSAIAVLIGILGAYALSKLRFKGRMTINASFYAVYMFSGILLVVPLFKIITALGIYDTELALIITMVTQTLPTAVFMLKSYFDTIPDEIEEAAMMDGLNRLQIIFYITVPLAISGLVSVFVYCFMVAWNDYLFASIFLSSSANFTLPVGLSTLFSTPDYVWGRMMAASLVTALPVVVMYAISERFIKSGLTAGGVKG
- a CDS encoding zinc-dependent alcohol dehydrogenase; amino-acid sequence: MKKLIASAPRIATLVEYEDRPVAAHEVKIKVAFGAPKHGTEVVDFRAASPFIDEEFSPEWNLFVPRAEGAARGIEFGKFQLGNMVVGEVVERGADVTEYQLGDQVCTYGPLQETVIANGVNNYKLRKMPAGSSWKNAVCYDPAQFAMSGVRDGNVRVGDVVVVIGLGAIGQIAIQLAKKAGASIVIGVDPIAHRCEIAKRHGADFCFNPVGTDVGLEIKKITNKQGADVIIETSGHETALQAALRGIAYGGTISYVAFAKPFHDFNLGREAHFNNAKIVFSRGSSEPNPDYPRWNRKRIEETCWELLMNGYLNCEDLIDPVVPFNESAESYMKFVDQNPDLSIKMGVCF
- a CDS encoding sugar phosphate isomerase/epimerase family protein; protein product: MKIGTQNQAFFPTDILEKFKYVKAMGFDGFEIDGKLLVENVATVKAAIAETGLPVTTACGGYDGWIGDFIEERRLNGLQQIARILEALAEVGGKGIVVPAAWGMFTYRLPPMTSPRSQVGDRKAVSDSLRFLDEVAARTGTHVFLEPLNRYQDHMINTLADARSYIEENQLKHTKIIGDFYHMNIEEDDISEAFHTQRDLLGHVHIADNHRYQPGSGSIDFKKHFDQLRADGYDGYIVYEGRIRAEDPAAAYQQSLQFLRTC
- a CDS encoding Gfo/Idh/MocA family protein gives rise to the protein MSRKLRVAIVGAGQVAETVHASYYLSREDLELVAVVDSHAERASEFAAKLGIPHAFSDAGEMYRQCQPDIVSVCTPNRFHHQHVMQALEHGCHVMCEKPPAMTPEQAAEMRDAARKAGKVLAYDFHHRFASDTQLLREQVVAGTLGEIYVTNAKALRRCGVPGWGVFTNKALQGGGPLIDIGIHMLDAAMYVLGFPAVRRVTAHSFQKLGTRKHSGQFGEWDPKTFTVEDALFATLEFQNGGILRLETSFALNIAQQSVMNVEFCGDKAGATLFPAHIYTDEDGQLVTLSQCEVADDNRHFKSMQAFVDHVLGAPVSIADAEQGYLIQQLVAAIYLAAELGTSIDL
- a CDS encoding glycoside hydrolase family 65 protein, with protein sequence MSTLTSLKEPQFSPHTLNKFATLMAAGNGYLGLRACHEEAYTDQTRGMYLAGFYHRATPSETTELVNLPDVLQMRIELDGEIFTLLSGSIVDYRRELNYANGELVRRLTWLAPNGKRYQINCQRFLSAAQHSLLCSRIAITPLDDSASVTISTGIDATQTNSGRQHLDEISVRVFEQRYLQGCYRTLDGENEVTIASFCAVSPETSNSFFAKNRRLTQHCSASIAKGKTFQLEKTSWISCSRDEGYGAESVLENLINCVKSGYDNLLAESASVWRNYWQRSRVEVISEHSQDQHALDFALYHLFAMTPAHSERCSIAAKGLTGEGYKGHIFWDTEVFLLPFHLMTQPEIARQLLSYRWHNLAGAQAKAQKNGYQGALFPWESAWSGEEETPEFAAINIRTGLRQKVASALAEHHLVADIAWAVDAYYQATLDETFMRERGVTLLLETARFWISRAVEVNGRLELHDVIGPDEYTEHVNNNAYTNYLAYHNVKLALKYGCFDAELKNLAEDFLTRLWLPASDDNQLIEQDDTFFSKPTIDLAKYKTQQGTQAILLDYSRAEVNEMQILKQADVVMLTYMLPWLFTQQQLAANLDYYEPRTIHDSSLSKAIHGVIAARSGRLAQAYQFWQQACLIDLGDDPHSCDDGIHAAATGAIWLGAVQGFAGLTVERGELHLNPHLPQAWRSISFPFVWQGAQVQLRLTSQQISIITTKPLRIVIEGVETEVLHEFVTPVTGSGTTKGECL
- the pgmB gene encoding beta-phosphoglucomutase, which produces MPVRLKAVIFDLDGVVTDTAHLHFLAWRQVAGEIDIEIDEQINEQLKGISRMDSLERILRSGGVAERFSQQEKDQLADRKNQLYVESLKQLHPGSILPGIAALLAELRKSGILVGLASVSLNAPRILDALELTEQFDFCADASKIQRSKPDPEIFLVACAGLGVTPEECIGIEDAQAGIEAINASGMLSVGIGSTLSGADLLLASTSELSLPLLLSTRQNNE
- a CDS encoding ABC transporter ATP-binding protein; protein product: MAQLSLQHIQKIYNNQVHVVKDFTLEIEDKEFIVFVGPSGCGKSTTLRMIAGLEEISGGKLLIDGVCMNDVPAKSRDIAMVFQNYALYPHMSVYNNMAFGLKMQKLDAKIIDERVQWAASILGLKTYLDRRPAALSGGQRQRVALGRAIVREAGVFLMDEPLSNLDARLRVQMRAEIGKLHQKLNTTMIYVTHDQTEAMTMATRIVVMKDGIIQQVGAPKTVYNHPANMFVAGFIGSPSMNFIRGTLENGYFVTETLKLKLPENKLAALEPYQRKPVVFGIRPEDIHPTEQGIDAHITVAELTGAEFMLYSTIGGHELTLRANADADYRAAQNIKITFDMNKSHFFDAETECAIN
- a CDS encoding OmpG family monomeric porin; the protein is MKKLIQCAALIACAGPLYVHSAETDSWHYNIGAMYEIENVEGQVDDKDGLYEPSVYFNATYGDWTIALAMYQEGPVDYSNFTRGTYFNRPELNIRYRFIENDSGSFGFTTGVRNYGYHFKNDDGSENGTANTQRWGFIPDYSLKINDALSFGGWFAYYRFDNDLDQTGYSDSRVETETGLTWTINETFTLKTNYYLERGFNTESDKNNGEFSTQEMRIYLPITLGSNTFTPYTRLGLDRWTNWDWSEDIDIEDHDYNRLGLLYAHDFNNGLSMTLEYAYEWQHHNEGDDDKFHYAGIGVNYAF